The Haloterrigena turkmenica DSM 5511 genome includes the window CGGCGAAGTCCTCGGGATGCAGGTCGATCTCGCTCAGCGGCCCTCGTTCGGGCGGGACGTACATCGAGGTCGCGATGGCGGGGACGTCGAAGAACGCGGCCTCGACGGCGGCGCTGATCGTTCCCGAGCGCCCGAGGACGTACTCGCCCAGATTCGCGCCCTCGTTACAGCCGGCGACGACGATATCGGGGAACGGCCCGAGTTCGGCCAGCCCGGCGACGACGCAGTCCGAGGGGGTGCCGTGGACGGCGTACCCCAGCTCGCGGTCGTCGACGTCGACCTCGTGGGACATCGAGCGGCCGCAGGCGCTCTGGTCGGTCGCGGGGGCGACGACGGTCACGTTACCCAGCTCCGAGAGGGCGTCGTACAGCGCCCGGATCCCGGTGCTGTCGATCCCGTCGTCGTTGGTCAACAGGATCTCGAGGGGGTCGCTCATATCCGTCGGGTCGGAGGCCGGGGCGAAAAGCCCACCGCTTCAGCAGGTCGTATGGCGGGCCGGTTCCGGGGCCGATCGCTCAGCCGATGCGGTCGACGATCGTCTCCTCGTCGACGACCAGGTTGTACGCCTCCTCGTCGTCGTTCCAGAGCGCGAGGATCCGTTCGAACGAGCAGACCTCGCCGTAGTCGGCCTCGAGCAGCGGCCGGTTGAGCGAGGTCTCGGACGTGATGACGGCGTAGTGGTCGATCGCCTCGCTGCCGTCGCTGATCTTGAACAGCGGGTTGGAACGCCCGCCGTGATCGCCGCCGTCGCGGTCGTGGTCGCTCAGCGAGCGGCTGAGTTTCGCCGCGACGAGGTCGATCCGATTCGGCACGTGCCGGTCCATCTCGGCCATCTGCGCCCAGTCGCTGGTCTCGAGCGCGAGGTCGATCCGCCGCTGCCCGTCGAGGCGCAACAGCGAGGTCGAGAACTGGACGTCGACGTTGACGAACTCGCCGGGGGCGTGGTCCTCGTCGTCGGCCGGCGTCGCCTCGTCGAGTTTCCGCTGGAAGGAGGGGACGGCGAGGTCGGGTCTAACGTCGAACGTCCAGCCCCGGTCCGTCGGGCGCTCGCCCCGCCAGAGGCGGACGGTGGGTCCGTAGACCGTCACCAGACCGCGCCGACGGGCAGCGGCACTCCCCTGTCCGGCCGCTTCGGCTTCGCCGTCGGCGTCGGGCTCGTCGAAGCCCATCTCCGCGGGCGTCCACAGTCGCTCGTCCTCGAGTTCCCGCTCGAGTTCGCGCAACTCGACGCTGGTGTTCTTGTCCGCCGGCGCCATCGCCAGCAACGTCCCGTCGGGCGCGAGCGTCTCGAGGGCCGACCGCAGGACGGCCGCTGGCTCCTCGAGTTCGCTCAAGACGTTGCAGGCGAGGACGAGGTCGAAGCCGTCGTCGGGGGCGGTGGGATCGAACGCGTTGTCAGTGTCCGAACCAACCGCTGCGGGATCGAACGCCTCGACGGTCGTCCGGTGGATCGTCGGGTGAACGTTCGGCCCGGTCTCTTCGAGCAGATCCTCGAGCACGTCGGCGGCCGCGCTCGGCTCGACGGCGTGGTAGTCCAGCAGGGCGTCCTCGGGGAGGTAGTCACAGAGCCCCAGCGCGGGGCCACCGACGCCGGCACCGATGTCGAGGACGCGGAGCGACCGCCCCAGCAGGCCGCGCTCGGCGAGGTCGTCCAGCGCGTACTGGACGGCCGCGTAGTAGCCCGGCAGGTGG containing:
- the surE gene encoding 5'/3'-nucleotidase SurE, giving the protein MSDPLEILLTNDDGIDSTGIRALYDALSELGNVTVVAPATDQSACGRSMSHEVDVDDRELGYAVHGTPSDCVVAGLAELGPFPDIVVAGCNEGANLGEYVLGRSGTISAAVEAAFFDVPAIATSMYVPPERGPLSEIDLHPEDFAEATRVTSYLVENALEAGVFDHAAYLNVNVPLADGDPAPLEVTRPSKRYEMDAERDGGRVHLKDRVWERMDPETLPDPDGTDRRAVVEGRISVSPLTAPHSTNRHEGLSALADAYSETVGPTER
- a CDS encoding small ribosomal subunit Rsm22 family protein gives rise to the protein MSDQRDSVRSNAKYLQNVRPIDPDEICEYVEGNPHPAVVRQHLRELAPELELIERDDGTFVPVEDDPVAPNRGPVERFPAAYEQRLEDLLVERYGVDWHEDATGGLLRSTTRRFKRRYLERRPVEYDDDVAAGYAIYHLPGYYAAVQYALDDLAERGLLGRSLRVLDIGAGVGGPALGLCDYLPEDALLDYHAVEPSAAADVLEDLLEETGPNVHPTIHRTTVEAFDPAAVGSDTDNAFDPTAPDDGFDLVLACNVLSELEEPAAVLRSALETLAPDGTLLAMAPADKNTSVELRELERELEDERLWTPAEMGFDEPDADGEAEAAGQGSAAARRRGLVTVYGPTVRLWRGERPTDRGWTFDVRPDLAVPSFQRKLDEATPADDEDHAPGEFVNVDVQFSTSLLRLDGQRRIDLALETSDWAQMAEMDRHVPNRIDLVAAKLSRSLSDHDRDGGDHGGRSNPLFKISDGSEAIDHYAVITSETSLNRPLLEADYGEVCSFERILALWNDDEEAYNLVVDEETIVDRIG